One Natrinema halophilum genomic window carries:
- a CDS encoding thiolase family protein: MKSAVIVDAVRTPFGKRDGSFRDTHPQDLAAEPLEALRERNGFDPETIEDVIYGCVTPVDEQGLNIARLAPMVAGWGDGVPGVQLNRMCGSGQQAANFAATNVIADQHDVLVAGGVEHMTRVPMGSDGDKPTDTYFEYFDELTTQGEGAERIAENYDLTRTELDEIAADSQRRWKEAWDEGRYDDQITPVETELDGEEVVVEQDEHPRPGTDVETLSQLPLSFRDEGDGFHHPGNSSGIVDGSCALLIASEEAAAEHGWEPMARIVQTEVVGVDPITMLRGPIPATENVLEKADMTIGDIDLFEVNEAFASVVAAWLDEHGASWEDVNVNGGAIAHGHPLGATGAMLLTKLAHELERTGQDTALSTMCIGFGQGIATIIERV; this comes from the coding sequence ATGAAATCCGCAGTTATCGTCGACGCTGTCCGCACCCCGTTTGGAAAGCGGGACGGCTCGTTCCGCGACACACATCCACAGGATCTGGCCGCAGAACCCCTCGAAGCGCTCAGAGAGCGCAACGGGTTCGATCCGGAAACGATCGAGGACGTCATCTACGGCTGCGTGACGCCGGTCGACGAGCAGGGGCTCAACATCGCGCGGCTCGCGCCGATGGTCGCCGGCTGGGGCGACGGCGTTCCTGGAGTGCAACTCAACCGGATGTGTGGCTCGGGGCAGCAGGCAGCCAACTTCGCCGCGACGAACGTCATAGCCGACCAGCACGACGTCCTCGTCGCTGGCGGGGTCGAGCACATGACCCGCGTTCCGATGGGATCAGACGGCGACAAACCGACGGACACGTACTTCGAGTACTTCGACGAATTGACCACGCAGGGCGAAGGAGCCGAGCGCATCGCCGAGAACTACGACCTAACCCGCACTGAACTCGACGAAATCGCCGCCGACTCCCAGCGTCGCTGGAAGGAAGCCTGGGACGAGGGGCGTTACGACGACCAGATCACGCCTGTCGAAACCGAACTCGACGGCGAGGAAGTCGTCGTCGAGCAGGACGAACATCCACGACCCGGCACCGACGTGGAAACGCTCTCCCAGCTGCCGCTTTCGTTCCGCGACGAAGGGGACGGCTTCCACCACCCCGGAAACTCCTCGGGAATCGTCGACGGCTCCTGTGCGTTGTTGATCGCGAGCGAAGAAGCCGCCGCGGAACACGGCTGGGAGCCGATGGCCCGGATCGTCCAGACGGAAGTCGTCGGCGTCGATCCCATCACGATGCTTCGGGGACCGATCCCGGCGACCGAGAACGTCCTCGAGAAGGCCGACATGACGATCGGCGACATCGACCTCTTCGAGGTCAACGAGGCGTTCGCGTCTGTCGTCGCCGCCTGGCTCGACGAGCACGGCGCATCGTGGGAGGACGTCAACGTCAACGGCGGTGCGATCGCCCACGGTCACCCGCTCGGTGCGACTGGCGCGATGTTACTGACGAAACTCGCACACGAACTCGAGCGAACTGGCCAGGACACGGCGCTGTCGACGATGTGTATCGGCTTCGGTCAGGGCATCGCGACGATCATAGAACGGGTCTGA
- a CDS encoding SDR family NAD(P)-dependent oxidoreductase, translated as MDFGIQNRTAVVTGGAGRIGSADCRTLANEGANVVVLDVDADGAREVADEIDDTADAGAAMALECDLTDREDVADSMNEVRDAFGGVDILVNNAAMVDARSRLVDYDDDVWDRDVEINLTGTYNISAEVFPRMCERGWGRIVNMSSMAGWYGGFGQISYSATKAAMIGVGRTMALEGAQSGVTSNVIAPNIVVGPWSEMSPDELRENVDEYYARIAEATPMRHLGTEEDVANMVAYLCSEQASYVTGQIIGVTGGIDLFSF; from the coding sequence ATGGATTTTGGCATCCAGAACAGGACTGCCGTCGTCACCGGCGGTGCCGGTCGAATCGGAAGCGCTGACTGTCGAACCCTCGCGAACGAGGGCGCGAACGTCGTCGTTCTCGACGTCGATGCCGACGGAGCACGGGAGGTCGCCGACGAAATCGACGACACGGCGGACGCCGGTGCGGCGATGGCCCTCGAATGTGACCTCACCGACCGCGAAGACGTCGCCGATTCGATGAACGAGGTACGCGACGCCTTCGGCGGCGTCGACATCCTCGTTAACAATGCGGCAATGGTCGACGCGCGCTCGCGCCTCGTAGACTACGATGACGACGTCTGGGACCGCGACGTCGAAATCAACCTGACGGGGACGTACAACATCAGCGCGGAGGTGTTTCCGCGAATGTGCGAACGCGGCTGGGGTCGGATCGTGAACATGTCCTCGATGGCGGGCTGGTACGGCGGCTTCGGACAAATCTCCTATTCGGCGACGAAGGCCGCCATGATCGGCGTCGGCCGAACGATGGCTCTCGAGGGGGCCCAATCCGGCGTCACCTCGAACGTCATCGCTCCGAACATCGTCGTCGGGCCGTGGTCGGAGATGAGCCCCGACGAACTCAGGGAAAACGTCGACGAGTACTACGCTCGGATCGCGGAGGCCACCCCGATGCGTCACCTCGGGACCGAGGAGGACGTCGCCAACATGGTCGCCTATCTCTGTTCGGAGCAGGCCTCCTACGTCACGGGCCAGATCATCGGCGTCACCGGCGGTATCGATTTGTTCAGCTTCTAA
- a CDS encoding acyl-CoA dehydrogenase family protein, which produces MGANTTSGVSFTTDEETRLILDSLDEFIEREVEPIVDDLGDVYTNPRKGRHENGRWTDDLLEAREEIRRKSAEAGFYAMNLPEDAGGDGISPVTWYRAKKHLASHGGGLERYVLAGPEGPKPLLLQAEGDQRDRYLEPTVRGEKSTAFGQTEPGYGSDSPNMETTAERDGDEWVIDGRKQWITNAPYADYVQLFARTTPQEEAGRYGGITCFIVERDEYELGSYNNAVGAEGTQAEIILNDVRIPDDRVLGEVDDAFYAAMDFLSLGRLELGAEAVGYSEYLLEKAGEYVNEREAFGKTIGNFQQVSAKLAEGRAKTYAADAAGLKLAWKVAQDERTIMDSSVFKWFATNVLWEVADAAVQVNGANGLAEESPYMDLVHQARILRIVEGTDEIQLNTIAKSMGIMD; this is translated from the coding sequence ATGGGAGCAAACACGACGAGCGGCGTGAGCTTCACCACGGACGAAGAAACGCGACTCATCCTCGACAGTCTGGACGAATTTATCGAGCGCGAGGTCGAGCCGATCGTCGATGACCTCGGGGACGTCTATACGAACCCCAGAAAGGGCCGCCACGAAAACGGTCGCTGGACCGACGACCTGCTCGAGGCCCGCGAGGAGATCCGTCGAAAGTCGGCCGAGGCAGGCTTCTACGCGATGAACCTGCCCGAAGATGCGGGTGGCGACGGGATATCGCCGGTCACCTGGTATCGAGCGAAGAAACACCTTGCATCCCACGGCGGCGGCCTCGAACGCTACGTCCTCGCCGGTCCTGAGGGGCCGAAACCGCTCCTCTTGCAGGCCGAGGGCGACCAGCGCGATCGCTATCTCGAGCCGACTGTCCGGGGGGAGAAATCGACGGCGTTCGGCCAGACCGAACCCGGGTACGGGTCAGATTCGCCGAATATGGAGACGACCGCCGAGCGAGATGGCGACGAGTGGGTGATCGACGGCCGTAAGCAGTGGATCACCAACGCCCCGTACGCGGATTACGTCCAGCTGTTCGCCCGGACGACTCCCCAGGAGGAAGCCGGCCGCTACGGCGGCATCACCTGCTTCATCGTCGAGCGGGATGAGTACGAGCTGGGGTCGTACAACAACGCGGTCGGTGCCGAGGGAACGCAGGCCGAGATCATTCTGAACGACGTGCGCATCCCCGACGACCGCGTCCTCGGCGAGGTCGACGACGCCTTCTACGCGGCGATGGACTTCCTCTCGCTCGGGCGCCTCGAGTTGGGGGCCGAAGCCGTCGGATATTCGGAGTACCTGCTCGAGAAAGCTGGCGAGTACGTAAATGAGCGCGAAGCCTTCGGAAAGACGATCGGGAACTTCCAGCAGGTCTCCGCGAAGCTCGCGGAGGGGCGAGCAAAGACCTACGCTGCCGACGCGGCAGGTCTCAAACTCGCCTGGAAGGTGGCCCAGGACGAGCGAACGATTATGGACTCCTCGGTGTTCAAGTGGTTCGCCACGAACGTCCTCTGGGAGGTCGCCGACGCCGCCGTTCAGGTCAATGGCGCGAACGGGCTCGCCGAAGAAAGTCCCTACATGGATCTCGTCCACCAGGCGCGCATCCTTCGGATCGTCGAGGGAACCGACGAGATTCAGCTCAACACGATCGCGAAGTCGATGGGGATTATGGACTGA
- a CDS encoding alkaline phosphatase D family protein has product MDGTSQSDRELTEQNRRQFLQRTSAASVVSTLGLSTGTATAMTDDGMFETDPFTLGIASGDPLPDSVILWTRIAPNPLTRGGGMPAENVDVRWSIATDESMTDVVQTGTATAWPEHAHTVHVDVTGLAANTEYYYRFEAGGKRSAVGRTKTAPASDAELEEFRFGFASCQSWPDGFYTAYRYMAADELDLIVHLGDYIYEYPIGASGGVRNTSVPSAYRTETETLERYRLQYGLYKSDRDLKAAHASAPWLITRDDHEADNNWAGDVPQDPDEQTTKEFLKRQAAAFKAYYEHMPFRRAQRPDGPDQKLYRNYSFGELVEFNVLDTRQYRSDQACGDAFTVVDCQERFGEDRSILGDDQEQWLLDNLEDSTATWNVLANQLPIAKMDFKQGPEEGYRTDQWDGYVADQETVLRALEEDATNPIVITGDFHNNWATNLKSPKRGSARTVGAEFVGTSIASGGDGIEMDDFGRHVISENEHVKYYCNKRGYVRCTVTPEEWIAEYQVVDHVTEPDAPIRTDARFVVEDGVPGLQPRPTSPVELSAASVSETDVTLEWNAPHGLEGNVREYWVYVDGEKRIETTETQTTVSDLTPGMTYSFSVALVDDDGNRSPISDPLEVTMNGSNDPPAILELPDRLEAEDYHDASDTTDGNRGGAYRDGSVDIKEYSNDRFSVGWTADGEWLEYDVAVAEGGEYDLTGRVASDSDTGGAFHLEVDGKDVTGTIPVETTGGWQSWTTVSERDLRLAGGEHTLRLVVEDGSWNLDWLEFSTPGDDDEELVLEDFDERSS; this is encoded by the coding sequence ATGGATGGAACATCCCAATCGGACCGCGAGCTGACGGAACAGAATCGTCGACAGTTCTTGCAACGAACGAGCGCTGCGTCGGTCGTATCGACCCTCGGGCTCTCGACCGGGACGGCGACGGCGATGACCGACGACGGGATGTTCGAGACGGACCCGTTCACACTGGGGATCGCGTCGGGTGATCCGCTACCCGATTCAGTTATCCTCTGGACCCGGATCGCACCGAACCCGCTGACACGGGGCGGTGGAATGCCCGCGGAGAACGTCGATGTCCGGTGGTCCATCGCGACGGACGAGTCGATGACCGATGTCGTACAGACCGGGACGGCGACTGCCTGGCCGGAACACGCCCACACGGTCCACGTGGACGTGACCGGGCTCGCCGCGAACACCGAATATTACTATCGGTTCGAGGCCGGTGGAAAGCGAAGCGCCGTGGGGCGGACGAAAACCGCTCCCGCATCCGACGCCGAACTCGAGGAGTTTCGATTCGGATTCGCCTCGTGTCAGTCGTGGCCAGACGGGTTCTACACAGCCTACCGGTACATGGCCGCCGACGAACTTGACCTGATCGTCCATCTCGGGGATTACATCTACGAATATCCGATCGGGGCCAGCGGAGGGGTGCGAAACACGTCCGTTCCGAGCGCGTACCGAACCGAAACGGAGACACTCGAGCGATATCGGCTCCAGTACGGCCTCTACAAATCGGATCGCGATCTAAAGGCCGCACACGCCAGTGCGCCGTGGCTCATCACGCGGGACGACCACGAAGCCGACAACAACTGGGCCGGTGACGTGCCACAGGACCCTGACGAACAGACGACGAAGGAGTTCCTGAAACGGCAGGCGGCCGCGTTCAAGGCGTACTACGAACACATGCCCTTCCGACGGGCACAGCGGCCGGACGGGCCCGACCAGAAGCTCTACCGGAACTACTCGTTCGGTGAGTTGGTCGAATTCAACGTTCTCGATACCCGTCAGTATCGGAGCGACCAGGCCTGCGGGGACGCGTTCACCGTGGTCGATTGTCAGGAGCGGTTCGGCGAGGATCGCAGTATTCTCGGTGACGATCAGGAGCAATGGCTGCTTGACAACCTCGAGGACTCGACCGCGACGTGGAACGTGCTGGCGAACCAGTTGCCCATAGCGAAGATGGATTTCAAGCAAGGGCCCGAGGAGGGGTACAGAACGGACCAGTGGGACGGTTACGTCGCCGATCAGGAAACCGTCCTGCGGGCCCTAGAGGAGGACGCTACCAATCCGATCGTCATCACGGGCGATTTCCACAACAACTGGGCAACCAACCTCAAAAGCCCGAAACGGGGATCGGCCAGGACCGTCGGTGCGGAGTTCGTCGGCACGTCGATCGCATCAGGTGGTGATGGAATCGAAATGGACGACTTCGGAAGACACGTGATCTCGGAAAACGAACACGTCAAATACTACTGTAACAAGCGCGGCTACGTCCGCTGTACGGTCACGCCCGAGGAGTGGATCGCCGAGTACCAGGTCGTCGACCACGTGACCGAACCGGACGCACCGATCCGGACCGACGCACGGTTCGTCGTGGAAGACGGCGTTCCCGGCCTCCAGCCGCGCCCCACGTCCCCGGTCGAGCTATCGGCAGCATCCGTCTCGGAAACCGATGTGACTCTCGAGTGGAACGCACCACACGGACTCGAAGGCAACGTCCGGGAATACTGGGTGTACGTCGACGGCGAGAAGCGAATAGAAACGACCGAGACGCAAACGACCGTATCCGACCTGACTCCGGGCATGACCTACAGCTTCTCGGTCGCACTCGTCGACGACGACGGGAACAGATCGCCGATCAGCGATCCGCTCGAGGTGACGATGAACGGCAGTAACGATCCACCGGCGATCCTCGAATTGCCGGATCGACTCGAGGCGGAGGACTACCACGACGCATCCGACACGACCGACGGCAACCGGGGCGGCGCGTACCGAGACGGCAGCGTCGACATCAAGGAGTATTCGAACGATCGGTTTAGCGTGGGTTGGACCGCCGACGGGGAGTGGCTCGAATACGACGTTGCCGTCGCCGAAGGCGGCGAGTACGATCTCACCGGCCGTGTGGCCAGCGACAGCGATACTGGCGGCGCATTCCACCTCGAAGTCGACGGCAAGGACGTCACCGGAACGATCCCCGTCGAAACAACCGGTGGCTGGCAGTCCTGGACGACAGTCTCGGAACGCGACCTACGTCTGGCCGGTGGCGAACACACGCTGCGTCTGGTCGTCGAGGACGGCTCCTGGAACCTCGACTGGCTCGAGTTCAGCACACCCGGCGACGATGATGAGGAACTCGTTCTCGAGGACTTCGACGAACGGTCGAGCTAG
- a CDS encoding long-chain fatty acid--CoA ligase, translated as MGVQLTLDKVLERAVTLFPDRELVTKLPDGGIHRYTYADAYDRICQLAGALDDLGLETGDRVGVVATNHYRHFELYFGPACSGRSIHMCNMRLPDHHFVHTIDDAEDRVVFVDPGLIEKVEANADDLETVEQYVVLDDDVPETSLEPVTDYESLLEEQSREYDWPDIDEDAEYGMCHTSGTTGLPKGVPYTHRAMYLHSIMSGHADANGISQSDVSLPVVPMFHANGWGVPYAATFVGAKQVFPSIHTDPESIAHLIADEGVTFSAAVPTIWLEMAEYLDENPDVDISNIDRLTVGGSAPPESLIRTYDEEYDAPIIQGWGMTETSPLGTLSTLRKEATELSSDEQYAYRAKAGLPVPGMQTRIIDDDGDEVPADGETMGELQVRSPWVTDHYHNRPDENEEAFTDDGYLRTGDIATRDELGYVDVVDRDKDVIKSGGEWISSVQLENELIAHDGVSEASVIAVDHERWQERPMACVVQRDGAELTEAELDDHLSETFPAWWLPDAYRFIDEIPKTSTGKFDKKTLRDRFDVVLEADEATETER; from the coding sequence ATGGGGGTCCAGTTAACACTTGACAAGGTTCTCGAGCGGGCCGTAACCCTGTTTCCAGACCGGGAACTGGTGACGAAACTGCCCGACGGAGGCATACACAGATACACGTACGCGGACGCCTACGACCGAATCTGCCAGCTCGCAGGCGCGCTCGACGACCTCGGTCTCGAGACGGGAGACAGAGTCGGCGTCGTGGCGACGAACCACTATCGTCACTTCGAACTCTACTTCGGCCCGGCCTGTTCGGGACGGTCGATCCACATGTGTAACATGCGGCTGCCGGACCACCACTTCGTCCATACGATCGACGACGCTGAGGATCGCGTCGTGTTCGTCGATCCGGGACTCATCGAGAAAGTCGAAGCCAACGCCGACGACCTCGAGACCGTCGAGCAGTACGTCGTCCTCGACGACGACGTTCCGGAGACGAGTCTCGAACCGGTGACCGACTACGAGTCGCTGCTGGAGGAGCAATCGAGGGAGTACGACTGGCCCGATATCGACGAGGACGCGGAGTACGGCATGTGTCACACCTCGGGGACGACGGGGCTACCAAAGGGGGTTCCGTACACCCACCGTGCGATGTACCTGCACAGCATCATGAGCGGACACGCGGACGCAAACGGGATCAGCCAGAGCGACGTGTCGCTTCCGGTCGTCCCGATGTTTCACGCCAACGGCTGGGGAGTCCCCTACGCTGCGACGTTCGTCGGAGCGAAGCAGGTATTCCCCTCGATTCACACCGATCCGGAATCGATCGCACATCTGATCGCCGACGAGGGAGTTACGTTCTCGGCGGCCGTCCCCACCATCTGGCTCGAAATGGCCGAGTACTTAGACGAGAACCCGGACGTCGATATTTCGAACATCGACCGCTTGACCGTCGGTGGCTCCGCGCCGCCGGAGTCACTCATTCGAACGTACGACGAGGAGTACGACGCGCCGATCATCCAGGGCTGGGGGATGACCGAAACCTCTCCGCTTGGGACCCTCAGCACGCTTCGAAAAGAAGCGACGGAACTGTCGAGCGACGAACAGTACGCCTACCGTGCAAAGGCGGGCCTCCCCGTGCCGGGAATGCAGACTCGTATCATCGACGACGACGGCGACGAAGTCCCCGCCGACGGCGAAACGATGGGTGAACTACAGGTACGCAGCCCCTGGGTGACCGACCACTACCACAACCGGCCCGACGAGAACGAGGAGGCGTTTACGGACGACGGGTATCTCCGAACCGGCGACATCGCCACCCGCGACGAGCTCGGGTACGTCGACGTCGTCGACCGTGACAAAGACGTGATCAAGTCCGGCGGCGAGTGGATCTCGTCGGTCCAACTCGAGAACGAACTCATCGCTCACGACGGCGTCAGCGAAGCATCGGTGATCGCGGTCGACCACGAGCGCTGGCAAGAACGACCCATGGCCTGCGTCGTGCAGCGAGACGGTGCGGAACTTACCGAAGCCGAACTCGACGACCACCTCTCGGAGACGTTCCCCGCCTGGTGGCTGCCGGACGCCTACCGGTTCATCGACGAGATTCCCAAAACCTCCACCGGCAAATTCGACAAGAAAACGCTGCGCGACCGGTTCGACGTCGTTCTTGAGGCGGACGAAGCGACCGAAACCGAACGGTGA
- a CDS encoding acyl-CoA synthetase, whose translation MTYDSIYDAVSDRYETGMGWDEHAHVGDEESLNIADEALGRHADSDEVGLRIRDFERDETETFTFAELAAAANRVSNYLAEHTERGDRVGAMLPTRLELYAVVFGTIAAGRIYLPLAPVFGPDALNYRLEDSGAAALFTTAEGCAAVDGDLPALERVISIDEGTVDGDVTGDEYDAVRAHSDSFETVETHPNDPYSLTYTSGTTGPPKGVPTTHGGPIELYAYTEYVVDLRPDDVYLVAASPSWSYGLTMGTIMSGIRGTAIGCYRGQFDPHAFFETLETWDVDNAMIPPTALRQSRAAGIDLEGYDVDLRVLISAGESLDEETVDWCETGLGAPPQDAYGLTEAGMVICNYAFDDWAVRPGSMGKVTPGVEVALLDDEGNEVEQGDVGEIAIRRDEDAHGSYWGRPEATLETFTGRWLRTGDLARRDEDGYFWYVSRADDVIISAGYRIGPAEVEETLLDHPAVVEAAVVGKDHETRGQIVTAYVTLVDDYEPSPDLADELSEFARTELSKHEYPREIEFLEDLPKTASGKIKRSALAE comes from the coding sequence ATGACATACGATAGTATCTATGATGCCGTTTCGGATCGATACGAGACTGGAATGGGGTGGGACGAACATGCACACGTCGGCGACGAAGAATCGCTCAACATCGCCGACGAAGCACTGGGACGACACGCCGATTCCGACGAGGTAGGGCTTCGTATCCGCGATTTCGAGCGCGACGAGACCGAGACGTTCACGTTTGCTGAACTCGCCGCGGCCGCGAATCGAGTTAGCAACTACCTCGCCGAACACACCGAACGCGGCGACCGCGTTGGCGCCATGCTTCCGACGCGACTGGAGTTGTACGCCGTCGTATTCGGGACGATTGCTGCCGGTCGGATCTACCTGCCGCTCGCACCGGTATTCGGCCCCGATGCGCTGAATTACCGGCTCGAGGATTCGGGTGCCGCCGCGTTGTTTACCACAGCCGAGGGGTGTGCTGCCGTCGATGGCGATCTGCCAGCACTCGAGCGTGTGATCTCCATCGACGAGGGAACGGTCGACGGCGATGTGACGGGAGACGAGTACGACGCCGTCCGCGCTCACAGCGACAGCTTCGAGACGGTCGAAACGCATCCGAACGATCCGTACTCGCTGACCTACACTTCCGGCACGACCGGCCCGCCAAAGGGCGTTCCGACGACGCACGGCGGCCCGATCGAACTGTACGCCTACACCGAGTACGTCGTCGACCTCCGTCCTGACGACGTCTATCTGGTCGCGGCATCGCCGTCGTGGTCGTACGGGCTCACGATGGGAACCATAATGTCCGGCATTCGAGGAACAGCTATCGGGTGCTATCGCGGCCAGTTCGACCCGCACGCGTTCTTCGAGACGCTCGAGACGTGGGACGTCGACAACGCGATGATCCCGCCGACGGCGCTTCGGCAGTCGCGAGCCGCGGGGATCGACCTCGAGGGATACGACGTCGACCTCCGGGTGCTGATCTCGGCGGGGGAATCCTTAGACGAGGAGACCGTCGACTGGTGCGAGACGGGCCTCGGTGCACCGCCGCAGGACGCGTACGGGCTTACCGAGGCCGGCATGGTCATTTGCAACTACGCGTTCGACGATTGGGCGGTCCGTCCCGGAAGTATGGGGAAGGTCACGCCAGGTGTCGAGGTGGCGCTGCTGGACGACGAGGGGAACGAAGTCGAGCAAGGCGACGTTGGAGAGATCGCAATCAGGCGCGACGAGGACGCCCACGGTTCGTACTGGGGACGGCCCGAAGCAACCCTCGAGACCTTCACTGGACGCTGGCTCCGGACCGGCGACCTGGCGCGTCGGGACGAAGACGGCTACTTCTGGTACGTCAGTCGGGCCGACGACGTCATCATCTCCGCCGGCTATCGGATCGGCCCCGCGGAGGTCGAAGAGACGCTGCTCGACCATCCGGCGGTCGTGGAAGCCGCCGTCGTCGGGAAAGACCACGAGACCCGTGGTCAGATCGTCACGGCGTACGTCACCCTCGTCGACGACTACGAACCGTCACCGGATCTCGCCGACGAGTTGAGCGAGTTCGCCCGCACCGAACTCTCGAAACACGAGTACCCGCGCGAGATCGAGTTCCTCGAGGACCTGCCAAAGACCGCAAGCGGGAAAATAAAGCGCTCTGCGCTCGCGGAGTGA
- a CDS encoding ribonucleoside-diphosphate reductase, producing the protein MATEYTPTEMMDRESRSNRYYRNAVERHWDPAEIDLEEDVENLLTYIEGTEEYDRESWYGTLNGIAKFGAGEDAVTEDLAPLGAVLDDIDDQLFLTTQLYEEAKHADFFDRYWREVIWTVEDEMGWERSNPRHERWFNDPYIELFDRNRKAQFRLLEADTPENRAKAYCHYHLTVEGILAQTGYYGMQTSYGGEFEELPHLTGLVEGFTKIRSDEGRHVGFGMNQLKKLIAEGVDPAIVEDTVDELLPLVQGITEDQRFQPDDPDERVGLEEGKLAAYAVDKHTDRMRQITDAAADIPDVDELVQLEGDD; encoded by the coding sequence ATGGCAACTGAGTACACGCCAACGGAAATGATGGACCGGGAGTCCAGATCGAACCGCTACTATCGCAACGCGGTCGAACGACACTGGGACCCCGCGGAGATCGACCTCGAGGAGGACGTCGAGAACCTGCTGACGTACATCGAGGGTACAGAAGAGTACGACCGAGAATCGTGGTACGGGACGCTCAACGGAATCGCGAAGTTCGGCGCGGGCGAAGACGCGGTCACCGAAGACCTCGCCCCGCTCGGGGCGGTACTCGACGACATCGACGACCAGTTGTTCCTGACGACGCAGCTGTACGAAGAGGCGAAACACGCGGACTTCTTCGATCGATACTGGCGGGAAGTCATCTGGACGGTCGAAGACGAGATGGGCTGGGAACGGTCAAACCCACGGCACGAGCGCTGGTTCAACGACCCGTATATCGAACTGTTCGACCGAAACCGAAAAGCGCAGTTTCGATTGCTCGAGGCGGATACACCCGAGAACCGAGCGAAAGCGTACTGTCACTACCACCTCACGGTCGAGGGAATCCTCGCCCAGACCGGCTACTACGGGATGCAAACGTCATACGGCGGCGAGTTCGAGGAGCTTCCGCACTTGACGGGGCTGGTCGAGGGATTCACGAAGATCCGCAGCGACGAAGGCCGTCACGTCGGCTTCGGCATGAATCAGCTCAAGAAGCTCATCGCCGAGGGCGTCGACCCGGCAATCGTCGAGGACACCGTCGACGAACTCCTCCCACTCGTTCAGGGGATCACCGAGGACCAGCGGTTCCAGCCCGACGACCCCGACGAACGCGTCGGCCTCGAGGAAGGAAAACTCGCCGCCTACGCCGTCGACAAGCACACCGACCGAATGCGACAGATCACCGACGCCGCGGCCGACATTCCGGACGTCGACGAACTGGTGCAACTCGAGGGCGACGATTGA